The proteins below come from a single Diadema setosum chromosome 21, eeDiaSeto1, whole genome shotgun sequence genomic window:
- the LOC140244156 gene encoding aprataxin-like, protein MHRQDGGGVVIVTMKRASSGGDGCPVKKKGHWSLGLLDSMNDPALQIFSDEEVVVIKDKYPKARHHFLVLPRKKISSLKALKSEDLPLLKHMHRVGKTIITDSTGEKKLDFKLGYHAIPSMSHLHLHAISQDFDSPCLKTKKHWNSFTTDYFVESGEIMEQLEKEGRVDTSGKKGEELLKSSLRCHICKADMANMPKLKAHIVKHIKT, encoded by the exons ATGCACAGACAGGACGGTGGAGGTGTTGTCATAGTAACCATGAAGAGGGCATCCAGCGGAGGGGATGGTTGTCCAGTCAAGAAGAAAGGTCACTGGAGTCTCGGCCTACTGGACTCCATGAATGACCCTGCTCTACAGATCTTCTCAGACGAAGAGGTTGTGGTCATCAAAGACAAATATCCAAAG GCTCGTCACCATTTTCTCGTGCTGCCCCGGAAGAAGATAAGCAGTCTTAAGGCCCTCAAGTCTGAAGATCTACCCCTCCTCAAGCACATGCATCGAGTTGGCAAGACGATCATCACAGA CTCTACAGGTGAGAAGAAACTGGATTTCAAGCTTGGCTATCATGCTATTCCTAGTATGAG CCACTTGCACCTGCACGCAATATCCCAAGACTTTGATTCACCGTGCCTGAAGACAAAGAAACACTGGAACTCCTTTACTACTGATTACTTTGTAGAATCAGGGG AAATAATGGAGCAGCTGGAGAAAGAAGGCCGAGTTGACACGTCGGGCAAGAAAGGAGAAGAACTTCTAAAATCATCTCTTAG gTGCCATATTTGCAAAGCAGACATGGCCAACATGCCAAAGCTCAAGGCACACATTGTCAAACACATCAAGACATGA